One window of Amaranthus tricolor cultivar Red isolate AtriRed21 chromosome 11, ASM2621246v1, whole genome shotgun sequence genomic DNA carries:
- the LOC130826862 gene encoding uncharacterized protein LOC130826862, protein MASLPFVFGAAASSRVFVATATKGGGSVKEDKSFVDWLLGSLTKEDQFFETDPILKKVEGKAGTTGGRKGTVEMQSKKKNGGNGGAFGGLFAKKQ, encoded by the coding sequence ATGGCGTCTTTGCCTTTCGTGTTTGGAGCAGCCGCGTCCAGTAGAGTGTTCGTAGCGACAGCAACGAAAGGCGGAGGCTCGGTCAAGGAAGACAAGAGCTTTGTAGATTGGCTTCTTGGTAGCCTTACAAAGGAAGATCAGTTTTTTGAGACTGACCCAATTCTTAAGAAGGTGGAAGGCAAAGCAGGAACCACCGGCGGAAGGAAAGGCACAGTTGAAATGCAGAGCAAGAAGAAGAATGGTGGTAATGGAGGTGCTTTCGGAGGTCTCTTTGCTAAGAAGCAATAG
- the LOC130826861 gene encoding eukaryotic translation initiation factor 3 subunit F-like, protein MATGAKSVLQFGGSPSLNVKVYPLVIFNICDCYVRRPDQAERVIGTLLGSVSPDGTVDVRNSYAVPHNEFSDQVALDIEYHHNMLTSHQKVNPKEVIVGWYSTGFGVTGGSVLIHEFYSREVANPIHLTVDTTFMNGEATLKAFISVNLSLGDQSLAAQFQEIPAELQMSEAERVGYELLKSTVADKIPSELEGMESTLERLLTLIDDVYKYVDDVVEGRVAADSKIGRFLADAVSSLPKLSSSAFDKLVNDSLQDQLLLVYLSSITRTQLSLAEKLNTAAQVL, encoded by the exons ATGGCGACGGGCGCAAAATCGGTGCTTCAATTCGGAGGTTCACCTTCTTTGAATGTAAAAGTTTATCCTTTAGTAATATTCAACATCTGTGATTGTTATGTTCGACGACCCGACCAAGCTGAACGGGTTATTGGAACTCTTCTTGGATCCGTTTCGCCTGATGGTACTGTTGATGTGCGTAACTCTTACGCTGTTCCTCACAACGAATTCTCCGATCAg GTTGCATTGGACATTGAGTATCACCACAATATGTTGACATCACATCAAAAAGTGAACCCAAAGGAAGTCATTGTTGGATG GTATTCAACTGGATTTGGTGTTACTGGAGGTTCTGTTTTGATCCATGAATTCTACTCTAGAGAGGTCGCAAATCCAATCCACTTGACAGTGGATACTACATTCATGAACGGAGAAGCAACTTTAAAAGCCTTTATTTCTGTTAATTTGTCTCTTGGAGACCAGTCGCTTGCTGCTCAATTTCAGGAAATTCCTGCAGAGCTTCAAATGTCAGAAGCTGAGAGGGTTGGAT ATGAACTTCTGAAATCAACTGTAGCAGACAAAATTCCAAGTGAATTGGAAGGCATGGAGAGCACATTAGAGAGGTTACTAACCCTAATTGATGATGTGTATAAATATGTGGATGATGTTGTG GAAGGACGTGTAGCAGCTGACAGCAAAATTGGGCGCTTCCTTGCGGATGCAGTATCTTCACTTCCTAAGCTTTCATCTTCAGCTTTTGATAAGCTTGTGAATGACAGTCTACAG GATCAGCTTCTTTTAGTTTATCTATCTAGCATCACTAGGACGCAACTAAGTTTAGCAGAGAAGTTGAACACAGCCGCACAGGTTTTGTAA